In Triticum urartu cultivar G1812 chromosome 6, Tu2.1, whole genome shotgun sequence, the following proteins share a genomic window:
- the LOC125513116 gene encoding uncharacterized protein LOC125513116 isoform X1, protein MSGGEEGERRKVSREDIQLVQNLIERCLQLYMNQKEVVETLSFQAKIEPSFTELVWQKLEEENPEFFKAYYVRLMLKNQINVFNKLLAHQCRLMNKDPSGALSITPTAPNGSDSSTLNQNTCFLQDTTSTAIPDSFLHNGNSSGVINGAPATDQFIYGGKVVHGLPSGMDASVSLLSAHNSTGGQFNGDNGTTIKAESSFSSNPEFAFCNENTYLEPCQSIGDASGGSFSSSELNGQPLGGTILDMDTSSYGFLSQIPRNFSFSDLTEDFSHSTEILENYGRSPFIPSETNNFSESTAGGHTEIGNIRLDSISEGVSYEDFGSD, encoded by the exons ATGTCCGGGGGAGAGGAAGGCGAGCGGCGCAAGGTGTCGCGCGAGGACATACAGCTC GTCCAGAATCTCATCGAACGTTGTCTTCAGCTTTACATGAACCAGAAAGAAGTGGTTGAAACTCTATCTTTCCAGGCGAAAATAGAACCCAGCTTTACTGAGCTCG TCTGGCAGAAACTTGAAGAAGAGAACCCTGAGTTTTTTAAGGCATATTATGTGAGGTTGATGCTTAAGAATCAAATAAATGTGTTCAACAAGCTCCTTGCGCATCAGTGTCGTCTTATGAATAAAGATCCTTCTGGAGCACTTTCAATTACCCCTACTGCTCCTAATGGCTCTGACTCGAGCACAT TGAACCAAAATACATGTTTTTTACAAGACACTACTAGCACTGCAATTCCAGATAGCTTCCTACACAATGGAAATTCTAGTGGTGTAATAAATGGCGCTCCTGCTACTGACCAGTTTATCTATGGTGGTAAAGTTGTCCATGGTCTTCCTAGTGGTATGGATGCTTCAGTTAGTCTACTATCAGCGCATAATTCGACTGGTGGACAGTTTAATGGAGACAATGGCACAACAATAAAGGCAGAGTCTAGCTTTTCGAGCAACCCAGAGTTTGCATTCTGCAACGAGAACACTTACCTAGAGCCTTGCCAATCAATTGGAGATGCCTCCGGTGGGTCCTTTAGTAGCTCTGAACTGAATGGGCAACCACTTGGTGGTACAATTCTTGACATGGATACATCATCATATGGTTTCTTGAGCCAGATTCCTCGCAATTTCAGTTTCTCAGATTTAACAGAGGATTTCAGTCATAGTACAG AAATATTAGAAAATTATGGCAGATCCCCTTTCATCCCTTCTGAGACGAACAACTTCTCAGAGTCTACTGCTGGAGGACATACAG AAATAGGAAATATACGGCTAGATTCCATATCTGAGGGTGTTAGTTATGAAGATTTTGGAAGTGATTAA
- the LOC125514338 gene encoding BTB/POZ and MATH domain-containing protein 1-like — MATCKTSSTVVVHTGGHLFEAVGHSLVSGQTHLTSTFRVGGANWCIRYYPNGERGVADSTSVYLRLLSPDEVMASGFFCLQDPASPSTGEKNKRSVGPRKFLSSEIGGWGYARFVSKADLAASGCLKDDCLVIKCTVEVSEFIDNYARLNEGQIIVPPSNLGTDLGYLLESGLKADLTVKIGSSTSLRGPRRKAKSFKVHACLLGARSPVFRAQLGGSMKESKQSSICIKDMDAKVFEALIHYMYTDCLPDFMEETTKEATSMAQHLLVVADRYAVERLKLMCASKLSNAIDADSVCFTLDLAQQYNCQQLKDCCLKYMAKDRHRLRDIKKTKGFEQLQKNHPLIVCDILDEVIGKM; from the coding sequence atggcaACCTGCAAGACCTCCTCAACGGTGGTCGTCCACACCGGCGGGCACCTATTCGAGGCCGTGGGGCACTCCTTGGTCTCAGGCCAAACCCATCTCACGTCGACCTTCCGCGTTGGCGGCGCCAACTGGTGCATCCGCTACTACCCAAACGGCGAGAGGGGAGTCGCGGACAGCACCTCCGTATACCTCAGGCTGTTGAGCCCCGACGAGGTCATGGCGTCCGGCTTCTTCTGCCTCCAGGATCCTGCATCTCCATCTACGGGGGAGAAGAACAAACGAAGCGTCGGGCCTAGAAAGTTCTTGTCCAGCGAAATTGGCGGCTGGGGTTACGCTAGATTCGTCAGTAAAGCCGATCTGGCCGCGTCCGGGTGCCTCAAGGATGACTGCCTGGTGATCAAGTGCACCGTCGAGGTCTCCGAATTCATCGACAACTACGCCCGTCTGAACGAGGGTCAGATCATCGTGCCGCCCTCCAACTTGGGCACAGATCTCGGCTATCTTCTGGAGAGCGGCCTGAAGGCAGACCTGACTGTCAAGATTGGTTCCTCCACGAGTCTCAGGGGTCCTCGCAGAAAAGCCAAGAGTTTCAAGGTGCATGCCTGCCTGTTGGGTGCCCGGTCGCCGGTCTTCCGCGCACAACTGGGTGGCTCAATGAAGGAGAGCAAGCAAAGCAGCATCTGCATCAAGGATATGGATGCCAAGGTTTTCGAGGCCCTCATCCATTACATGTACACGGATTGCCTGCCTGACTTCATGGAGGAGACCACGAAAGAGGCCACAAGCATGGCGCAACATCTGCTCGTCGTGGCTGACCGATACGCGGTGGAAAGACTGAAACTGATGTGCGCGAGCAAGCTGAGCAACGCGATAGATGCCGATTCAGTGTGCTTCACTTTGGACCTGGCACAGCAATACAATTGTCAGCAGCTCAAGGATTGTTGTCTCAAGTATATGGCAAAAGACCGTCATAGGTTGCGAGACATTAAAAAAACCAAGGGATTTGAGCAATTACAGAAAAATCACCCACTTATTGTGTGCGATATTCTCGATGAAGTTATAGGCAAGATGTGA
- the LOC125513116 gene encoding uncharacterized protein LOC125513116 isoform X3, protein MNQKEVVETLSFQAKIEPSFTELVWQKLEEENPEFFKAYYVRLMLKNQINVFNKLLAHQCRLMNKDPSGALSITPTAPNGSDSSTLNQNTCFLQDTTSTAIPDSFLHNGNSSGVINGAPATDQFIYGGKVVHGLPSGMDASVSLLSAHNSTGGQFNGDNGTTIKAESSFSSNPEFAFCNENTYLEPCQSIGDASGGSFSSSELNGQPLGGTILDMDTSSYGFLSQIPRNFSFSDLTEDFSHSTEILENYGRSPFIPSETNNFSESTAGGHTEIGNIRLDSISEGVSYEDFGSD, encoded by the exons ATGAACCAGAAAGAAGTGGTTGAAACTCTATCTTTCCAGGCGAAAATAGAACCCAGCTTTACTGAGCTCG TCTGGCAGAAACTTGAAGAAGAGAACCCTGAGTTTTTTAAGGCATATTATGTGAGGTTGATGCTTAAGAATCAAATAAATGTGTTCAACAAGCTCCTTGCGCATCAGTGTCGTCTTATGAATAAAGATCCTTCTGGAGCACTTTCAATTACCCCTACTGCTCCTAATGGCTCTGACTCGAGCACAT TGAACCAAAATACATGTTTTTTACAAGACACTACTAGCACTGCAATTCCAGATAGCTTCCTACACAATGGAAATTCTAGTGGTGTAATAAATGGCGCTCCTGCTACTGACCAGTTTATCTATGGTGGTAAAGTTGTCCATGGTCTTCCTAGTGGTATGGATGCTTCAGTTAGTCTACTATCAGCGCATAATTCGACTGGTGGACAGTTTAATGGAGACAATGGCACAACAATAAAGGCAGAGTCTAGCTTTTCGAGCAACCCAGAGTTTGCATTCTGCAACGAGAACACTTACCTAGAGCCTTGCCAATCAATTGGAGATGCCTCCGGTGGGTCCTTTAGTAGCTCTGAACTGAATGGGCAACCACTTGGTGGTACAATTCTTGACATGGATACATCATCATATGGTTTCTTGAGCCAGATTCCTCGCAATTTCAGTTTCTCAGATTTAACAGAGGATTTCAGTCATAGTACAG AAATATTAGAAAATTATGGCAGATCCCCTTTCATCCCTTCTGAGACGAACAACTTCTCAGAGTCTACTGCTGGAGGACATACAG AAATAGGAAATATACGGCTAGATTCCATATCTGAGGGTGTTAGTTATGAAGATTTTGGAAGTGATTAA
- the LOC125513116 gene encoding uncharacterized protein LOC125513116 isoform X2, with protein MSGGEEGERRKVSREDIQLVQNLIERCLQLYMNQKEVVETLSFQAKIEPSFTELVWQKLEEENPEFFKAYYVRLMLKNQINVFNKLLAHQCRLMNKDPSGALSITPTAPNGSDSSTLNQNTCFLQDTTSTAIPDSFLHNGNSSGVINGAPATDQFIYGGKVVHGLPSGMDASVSLLSAHNSTGGQFNGDNGTTIKAESSFSSNPEFAFCNENTYLEPCQSIGDASGGSFSSSELNGQPLGGTILDMDTSSYGFLSQIPRNFSFSDLTEDFSHSTEILENYGRSPFIPSETNNFSESTAGGHTV; from the exons ATGTCCGGGGGAGAGGAAGGCGAGCGGCGCAAGGTGTCGCGCGAGGACATACAGCTC GTCCAGAATCTCATCGAACGTTGTCTTCAGCTTTACATGAACCAGAAAGAAGTGGTTGAAACTCTATCTTTCCAGGCGAAAATAGAACCCAGCTTTACTGAGCTCG TCTGGCAGAAACTTGAAGAAGAGAACCCTGAGTTTTTTAAGGCATATTATGTGAGGTTGATGCTTAAGAATCAAATAAATGTGTTCAACAAGCTCCTTGCGCATCAGTGTCGTCTTATGAATAAAGATCCTTCTGGAGCACTTTCAATTACCCCTACTGCTCCTAATGGCTCTGACTCGAGCACAT TGAACCAAAATACATGTTTTTTACAAGACACTACTAGCACTGCAATTCCAGATAGCTTCCTACACAATGGAAATTCTAGTGGTGTAATAAATGGCGCTCCTGCTACTGACCAGTTTATCTATGGTGGTAAAGTTGTCCATGGTCTTCCTAGTGGTATGGATGCTTCAGTTAGTCTACTATCAGCGCATAATTCGACTGGTGGACAGTTTAATGGAGACAATGGCACAACAATAAAGGCAGAGTCTAGCTTTTCGAGCAACCCAGAGTTTGCATTCTGCAACGAGAACACTTACCTAGAGCCTTGCCAATCAATTGGAGATGCCTCCGGTGGGTCCTTTAGTAGCTCTGAACTGAATGGGCAACCACTTGGTGGTACAATTCTTGACATGGATACATCATCATATGGTTTCTTGAGCCAGATTCCTCGCAATTTCAGTTTCTCAGATTTAACAGAGGATTTCAGTCATAGTACAG AAATATTAGAAAATTATGGCAGATCCCCTTTCATCCCTTCTGAGACGAACAACTTCTCAGAGTCTACTGCTGGAGGACATACAG TTTGA